The genomic DNA acacacacacacacagataaacagaTGAGATTTCCGAAACAGTTTCTTAAATTGTAACCAcctttgaatttaattttaaattcaattcaaagttttaaaacttttggAGAAACTCTGCGATAGACATACTTTCATTTTGGCCTCGATCCACTTCATACTTGTtgcagctgtaaaaaaaaacaaaagcaggaaTGAAAACGTTTAGTCTGTAATCTCGTCTCTCAGAAATGATGacaagttttatttaatatattaaagatCCATTTGTCAAACTCAAAGAAACACAACATATAAATTTATTAGATGAATGATTGAATGTTTAAACTACATAGTGATTAAAGTACTTATTTAGTTAAAGTATAccagacaacaaaaaaaaagagagaagtcATATTAATTAGATATTTTTTCTGTACGTTTCCAAAAGGCACCTTTACTTCTATGACTAgggctcattataatatttaagtactTTGTCTTCGGTATTAAATTCTATACTGTTATAGATACCAGTGAGAATTTTATCATTAAACAATCACATCATAGgtagaaaaacaaacatgacctttaagagaattttttttgttaatctttACAATTgaaaattgtcatttttatatttttttataaatattattaaattaattaaagtacatatataattattaaatgcaccACTAACTGTTttgctgtttatatatatatttatttatatatatatatatatatatatatatatatatatatatatatatatatacagtggtgtgaaaaactatttgcccccgtcctgatttcctattcttttgcatgtttgtcacacttaaatgtttctgctcatcaaaaaccgttaactattagtcaaagataacataattgaacacaaaatgcagtttttaaatgaagattatgttattaagggagaaacaaaactccaaatctacatggccctgtgtgaaaaagtaattgccccccttgttaaaaaataacttaactgtggtttatcacagttaaaagttcaatttctgtagtcacccccaggcctgattactgccacacctgtttcaatcaaaaaatcacttaaataggagctacctgacacagagaagtagaccaaaagcacctcaaaagctagacattatgccaagatccaaagaaattcagaaaaaaatgagaacaaaagtaattgagatctatcaggctggtaaaggttataaagccatttccaaagccttgggactccagcgaaccacaatgagagccatcatccacaaatggcaaaaacatggaacagtggtgaaccttcccaggagtggccagccgaccaaaattaccccaagagcgcagagacaactcatccgagaggccacaaaagaccccaggacaacatctaaagaactgcaggcctcacttgcctcaattaaggtcagtgttcacgactccaccaaaagaaagagactgggcaaaaacggcctgcatggcagatttccaaggcgcaaaccacttaagcaaaaagaacatcaaggctcgtctcaattttgctaaaaaacatctcaatgattgccaagacttttgggaaaataccttgtggaccgacgagacaaaagttgaactttttggaaggtgcgtgtcccgttacatctggcgtaaaagtaacacagcatttcagaaaaagaacatcataccaacagtataatatggtggtggtagtgtgatggtctggggttgttttgctgcttcaggacctggatggcttgctgtgatagatggaaccatgaattctactgtctaccaaaaaatcctgaaggagaatgtccggccatctgttcgtcaactcaagctgaagcgatcttgggtgctgcagcaggacaatgacccaaaacacatcagcaaatccacctctgaatggctgaagaaaaacaaaatgaagactttggagtggcccagtcaaagtcctgacctgaatcctattgagatgttgtggcatgaccttaaaaaggcggttcatgctagaaaaccctcaaataaagctgaattacaacaattctgcaaagatgagtgggccaaaattcctccagagctctgtaaaagactcgttgcaagttatcgcaaacgcttgactgcagttattgctgctaagggtggcccaatcagttattaggttcagggggcaattactttttcacacagggccatgtaagtttggattttttttctccctaaataataaaaaccatcatttaaaaactgcattttgtgtttacttgtgttatctttgactaatagttaaatgtgtttgatgatcagaaacatttaagtgtgacaaacatgcaaaagaataagaaatcaggaagggggcaaatagtttttcacaccactgtatatatatatatatatatatatatatatatatagagagagagagaggagagaattTCTCAAagaattatgttttattatgtcACAACACTGAAACTGagaaacgttttttttatttgtttctctgaggactcgacttggctgcagttactcgatagttcaggactggaatttcctacaagtccacctgagtctccaataaccacctggactccatattaacatcaattaacatcaactgttatactgaacttccagcctcctaacacacagtatgagtgtagatcaattcctgcttcacccagatgaggatgggttccctgttgagtctggttcctctcagggtttcttcctattaccatctcagggagtttttccttgccaccctcggcttgctcatcagagacaatctgaccattttgattcatacacacttaaattccatacagacttaaataattcttttgaatgtgtaaagctgctttgcgacaatgccaattgttaaaagtgctatacaaataaaatttaattgaaatttttaAGTATGTTGTTTGAGATGATGAATTCACTCCCAGCTttcaaaaatgtcaaaatgtaaTTATGAAACAGGAAGTCTTGAGCACTCACACCAGATGACGATGTCGTAGTCTTCATACGCAGACGTGAGGAACTCGTGGAGGAACGGCCTCATGAGCTCCTGCCCCGTCTCTGCACACGACTTGTGATCTAAACATGGACGAAAGGATTCACAATAAATAACAACCTGGCTCATGTTATACTCAGAGTTGGAACGGTTGTCCTCCCTGGACTGGCGTTGTTCAGAATCTGGGTTAGACTTGGCACTGATAGTtgagtgatgatgatgacgatgcaGTGGAGACCCTTCGTAAAGTCTTAGACTTTAACAAGTCATGTTTCCCAAAATTTAAcattcagtgtgtaagtgatctCCGTTCATGCTCTCAACACATTCCCAGGGGGTACATAGTTACTTAATCACATACATAAACATGTTGTTTGTAAGATAGATCGATTGATAAAAACTAGCCTAGACACAGAAACAGACAGTGTATGTATGGTATATCAATAATCCTGACTTGTCCCGTCTCACCGAACAGCGTGTAATCGACATCAAGCACGAGTAATCTTTTCCCCTCTCTGGGCGGGCTTATCTCCTCCACTTTGTAGTCTTTGATGCGGCGTGCGATCTTAGCCAGGTTCTCCTCTCTGTGTACAAACGTTCAGGAATAAACAGGAGTTTAAGGGTAAAGATGTGGTGTTACAGCGATATAAACATACGCCAGTGGTTCAGGTGAATTTTTAATAACGCACCTGTTTTCCACTTCGATCACCTCCTCTTCGATGTCGAAGTcattgatgacatcatcactttCAGGAGGAGGAGCCAGGACATCTTCCTTTGGGGAAAAACCAATAACAGACCAATTACAAAAGATATACATTTTTCGAGTCAAATGtaactaaataaatgtatagattttattaaaaaaattttaactaaGGAACCGAATGTAAAGATGacattttgaacattttgtttttcactcttttattttgtgcttttatGTGTATACACAACTTGCATTCTATTCGATCACATTTCTTTCGATCTGTTATTTGTTATTCGATCTGTGTTCGTTCTTTCTGAGATTAAAAACTTTCTTCTCCATCATAACATATCGTACCAGACTTTCCTCTCTGCTTCCCATCATCATAATCTTGGTGTTGGGTTTAAGCTTCAGGAGGCCAAGCTTGATGTCATCGTCAGCTGGTTTACCTGCAGACAAACATCAAATCGCCATGGTTACCCTGAGACCGACTCATCTCTCCAAATTATTAAATCGTCTCCAAACTATATTACACTGCCATCATTGATGTTTTCTCTGAATCTTTCTCTGAGTTTATCTTTTTATAAACTTCCTCTGCAGTTTATAAAACCTCGCTTATGGAAGATCTAACCCGAGAGATAATCTAATCTAAGATACAagagtgctaaccaccatgAATGACttgctgagattttttttttttaaacgctcCAATATGtccaaaacattattaaaacctagtAAGGATAGTAAGGAGTCATAACCTttaaggaagaaatgtggttggaatgtgttttttttttcacgactatgtttaatagtgaaagtaagagcgtTTCCACACGCACAATGTGAAGAGAACttgcaggattgggactaaacagaggtgtagccttaagaaaaccacttatctgTAAGGCTAATTAGGAAAAAAAGCCTTCAGTTTGCtggggagcataaagactggactttggattgatggggaaaaggtcatgtgacctgatgagtccagactgagcctattccagagtgatgggaagggaaggacatgaagctatgctcccactgtacaagcctctggggaCATGATCTTGttatgttatgatctggggttggtcagttactcaggtctagactcagcaacgttatggggcaataaaatgaagtcagctgaccacctaaatgtactgaatcacctgattataactattattgaggttttcttcttccctgatgaTGCAGGCAATTTCATATGGTTTAAAAAGATTTCACTGCAATTGTGTGCCTTACTTTAAGCAAAAAGCGAGTCCAACTAGATATTTTAGTGAATGACTGTTTTTTTCTGGACGGTTGTAGTGTAATTAAAGGGGTTTTGACACTCCTGAGCTGGTTGGATCTTTGACACGGTCAAACACTTATGTGTACATCAGTCATGAAACTATTCACCGTATGACACTTTAGATTAGACGACCAATTTGTAAAAGTATTAGACCGTAAGTGGTAGAAGCCAAACTGTTTATTATCTGGTGTAAAATTCACACACATAAGGGACTGAACGGACTCTCGAATAGGATCTCGAGAGGTCTCTACCTCTGATCTTCAGTCCCAGCAGCTTCTGGCGCTCAGGCAGGACTCCAGTGAGGGATTTAATGGACTGTTTCAGGTCCAACACCGTGTCTTCTTCAGACAAAGCGCTGATGGAGTACTCCTGTCCTCCCCACTTTATTATCACTGACACGGACATGATGGGAAAAtctgtggaggaaaaaaaacatcaataaactCCTGCTTGTTCAGACGTCGAGCGAGGACAGTAAATTGCACTggataaatgaaaagaaataataaaaaatctccTAAATGTGATTGTTTAAACATGTCATGCATTACACATTAATCATAAATCCTgacccctctgtgtgtgtgtgtgtgtgtgtgtgtgtgtgtgtgtgtgtgtggctttctGATGGAAATACCCCTCATTAATACCTCTGTACAGGAGGAAGCTGGATCACATTACACACAATCTGCACCTGAGAACACACCAGACTCTTAAAtctgtaaaaacacacacacacacacaataaccatttcatcatttcatcatcatcatattacTACAAATCACTCTTAATCACTCTAACTAGCTgtgttttaaaatctttgctgcACTTTGACTTAGATGTACTCTTACTGTCACGTGCACATCACAGCTCCACAGACACAAACTGAGAGAAACAGCTAATTCTCTTTGTATTGACATTAGTAGCTCGCTAGCTACCGGCTCACTCCTTATCGGCTGCCTTAGCATAAGAAGTGCACTAAATAGTGTACAGACGCCATATTGTTCCTTTAGAGGAAGCCCTTCTGAGGAGTTAAAGGCCGGTGATTTGAGACACAGCCATTTCCGACTGATCGCCGTTAAAGCGGGAATATGCCGAGTTTGCCTGTATTTATGCGCGACTGCGAGTTTATGATTTTAATTGtagtcatcattattattttgataatgATACTtctactaaaaataataatttcacttaCATTAAATTGAGTTCATTTTCATGATTTCCATGGACCAAATTCTTCTTCGCCGTCATTCGTTCTCCATTTATTTTGTTCTACCTGACCTCAATACCGCCACCGGAGGCTTGGAGGTGAATTACATTCACGTTGTACTCTTTagattttagattagattagattaaacttAATTGTCACTGTGCAAAGTACATGAAGAGAGCCAATTAgagcagttagcatctaaccagaagtgcattacatatattatatatatatatacagtatactcagcaaaaaaagaaacgtcctctgactttcaactgttctTACTTTCAGTaagatgtaaatatttatatgaacactaaaagagtcaacaccataagacataaactaaaaatgtttcccaatgtgtccctgaatgaagggaggctcaaaatcaaaagtaccagtcagtatctggtgtggccaccagctgcttgaagtactgcagtgcatctcctcctcatggactgcctattgcggacagtctgagcactgatggagggattgtgtgttcctggtgtgactcgggcagttgttgtggccatcctgtacctgtcacgcaggtgtgatattcggatgtaccgatcctgtgcaggtgttgttacacgtggtcttccaccgcgaggatgatcagccgtccttcccgtctccctgtagcgccgtcttaggcgtctcacggtgcggacatggcgatttatcgccctagccacatcagcggtcctcatgcctccctgcagcatgcctaatgcacgttcacgcagatgagcagggaccctgggcatctttctttgggtgtttttcacagtcggtagacaagtctctttagtgtcctgcgtttttagaactgtgaccttaaatgcctactttctgtaagctgttaaggtcttaacgaccattccacaggtgcatgttaattaattgattatggttaattgaacatgcatggcaaacattgtttaaaccctttacaatgaagatctgtaaagttccttggatttttacaacattattgttgaaatacacagtcctgaaaaagggacgttttttgctgagtatgtatatattaattatacggtatatatgctgtatatacataaacatatacatactgtatacaaatatatacaaacattgtaatgtacagtatacctgTGCAAACATTGTGCAGTGGATAGACATGACAAGAATTTAACATGCTTAAATAACATGatatgcatataaaaataaataataaagatattTTGTCAATACAGTAatgatacagtatttacagaataaatgttattaataagataagataaatcaTTATTATCTAATTCCAAGGGAAATTGCAGTTCTGCAACAGCTCAGGCAAAAGCACAGACTAAAAACATATACAAGTACTTTAGGGTGGGATGAAACcataaaacaaatacaataaaataatatgtgatgaaaatacacaaaagtactatttattatatactatttaaagtatatacaaatatactatataaaccAGGTACTACAGGATGGGGGGGCTTCCACTGTCGTATACACTGCTCAACAATAATTACACACTAATAAACGTTACTTAGAATCACAATCACAATCACTAAAAACATAGAACAGGGCTACTTATTTTCtccatgactttttttcttgttgtttcaGAGATCTAGAATTTAAACTTGATCAGCAAAGCACCATTAAGttaccattttttatttcagggGCTTTGATAAGCTTACTGACGCCAGGAGagacacagtcacacacacagacacatgtcTGAAAGGTCTGGATTTAATGGCTAAACGCCTGCCATCGACatctgttactacaaagaacataaacCATTTTAACACGTTCTGGTGAAATCCTGCAGAACAAGGAGTGGAAGTTGTAGAGATGTCTGTCCGGAGACAAGCCAAGAGGtgttcgagagagagagagagagagagagagagagagagagagagagagagagacttttcaattgaaaaaaaaactttataaaaaactttttaatttgttCTGACCATAGATTTCTTTTCTGGAATCTGGAATCAAGGTCTAATAACACCAATCCATCAAAGTGGAGATAAATTTGACTCTAATAAATACTGAGGCATTTGTGTGAACAGTCACCTGGGGTAGATCATGTGCAGTGTAATCAATGCCCGTCTTCCTTACCGAGCACAATGTCCTGAGTAAAAGTCAGATCGGAATTCTACCAAACCGCACAGATTATCACATTTACACCCCACACACCCTCAACCAGAGGAAAGACTCGTGTCTATCTCTCAGTCTATAAACTCTTGCTTTCTACAAGGAAATGTTTAACTGCTTCTCATTCCATTTAGTTAGTTAGATAGTtagtttatgttgtatgtagcactttggtcctggaggacgttgtttcgtttcatcgTGTACTGAACAATATATggatgaaatgacaataaaagcctatttGTGGGAAACACAAACTAAACTGCAGAGTAAGACGCACTGTTACTGTATCTGGCCCTAAGCACACAGTACAGCGTGGCAGACTATCTGAGCACGGTGACAGGCCCAAAGCTAAAAAACACCCTGACGAAGTACAGACTCGGCAAGCTGCATCTGGCCGTAGAGACAGGGCGATACAGACAAACAAACCTGCTGCCCCGAGAGAAGAGACTGTGCCAGCGGTGCACGCTCAGCAAAATAGAAACAAAGCTGCACTTCCTCACTAAATGCCAAAATATCACCACTGAATTCTTCACCAAATTCAATCAAAATCTTCCCTAACTTTAACTGCCTCGCCGACAAACTGCCCCACCTGCTGGGGGAGCACAGGGAGAGAGCACACTAGCAGAACAGTctgccacaccacaccacaccataccatatcacatacacacatacacacacacacacaaacaaatacgCACTGATCactgttaatattattactattattcttattatgcACATCTGTATATATGCTGTTTTTTATGAGTCACTTTGCCCGTGACAAAATGTCTgtactcttttattttatatacattcatttattgttagtggccagacggaagccactccccagtaaaaggcacatggcagcccgtctggagtttgccaatAGTCACCTGAAGGAGAAGCAAAA from Clarias gariepinus isolate MV-2021 ecotype Netherlands chromosome 19, CGAR_prim_01v2, whole genome shotgun sequence includes the following:
- the ublcp1 gene encoding ubiquitin-like domain-containing CTD phosphatase 1, which gives rise to MSVSVIIKWGGQEYSISALSEEDTVLDLKQSIKSLTGVLPERQKLLGLKIRGKPADDDIKLGLLKLKPNTKIMMMGSREESLEDVLAPPPESDDVINDFDIEEEVIEVENREENLAKIARRIKDYKVEEISPPREGKRLLVLDVDYTLFDHKSCAETGQELMRPFLHEFLTSAYEDYDIVIWSATSMKWIEAKMKELGVSDNPNYKITFMLDSGAMITVHTPKRGVVEVKPLGVIWGKYREFYNRKNTIMFDDIGRNFLMNPQNGLKIRPFMKAHLNREKDKELLKLSHYLKEIAKLDDFSGLNHKHWERYLSKKQSQ